A genomic stretch from Lathyrus oleraceus cultivar Zhongwan6 chromosome 2, CAAS_Psat_ZW6_1.0, whole genome shotgun sequence includes:
- the LOC127122936 gene encoding uncharacterized protein LOC127122936 has protein sequence MDATKQMQMFVNGLKIKTKQLIDIAAGGSTNFSTATGIKKIIEAIATNEHMELYNRYQRKPEGVIDLKLETTKIRIEDTIAAEVEKKLKEMNIGTQQAAQVQPAPIVCCEICSGPHQTCYCFATPQQVEEIIFLKQNNPYSNTYNPGWKKHPNFSWKDQKGTAPQHGHYQTQYQQQHQQHAPKKAVWEISSQAQGALPSEIVPNPREHHNVRIVTTRSGKSDKVVEEVDEEEDQLIEVDLEIKENEVVREEVVAPKPVVKETVIEPKLVVKLPFPTRNGEKGQREKNIEKLLELFKKLEINIPLLEALEQMPTYAKFMKDIISKRRTTDIKPIILTETCSAIL, from the exons atggatgcTACTAAACAGatgcagatgtttgtgaatggTCTAAAAATAAAGACCAAACAGCTGATTGATATTGCAGCCGGTGGTTCCACAAATTTTTCGACAGCCACCGGTATTAAGAAGATCATTGAAGCTATTGCTACTAATGAGCACATGGAGTTGTACAATAGGTATCAAAGAAAACCAGAAGGAGTTATAGATTTAAAGCTGGAAACTACTAAGATCCGTATTGAAGATACTATAGCCGCTGAAGTTGAGAAGAAGCTGAAGGAGATGAATATAGGTACCCAACAGGCGGCACAGGTCCAACCGGCTCCTATTGTCTGTTGTGAAATTTGTAGTGGTCCGCACCaaacttgctattgctttgcaactcctcaacaagtGGAGGAAATCATATTTTTGAAGCAAAATAATCCTTattccaacacatacaatccAGGGTGGAAAAAGCATCCCAACTTctcatggaaagaccaaaaaggaaCCGCTCCTCAACATGGTCACtaccaaactcaatatcaacaacaacatcaacaacatgCCCCTAAGAAGGCTGTTTGGGAGATT agttctcaagcacaaggtgcTCTACCTAGTGAAATTGTGCCCAATCCTAGAGAGCATCATAATGTGAGAATTGTGACAACAAGAAGTGGTAAATCGGATAAAGTTGTCGAGGAAgtggatgaagaggaagaccAATTGATCGAAGTGGACTTGgagatcaaagaaaatgaagttgttaGGGAAGAAGTGGTAGCACCGAAACCTGTTGTAAAAGAAACAGTCATTGAGCCTAAGCTGGTTGTTAAGCTTCCCTTTCCCACTAGAAACGGGGAAAAAGGACAACGTGAGAAAAACATTGAAAAATTATtagagttgttcaagaagctAGAGATTAACATTCCTTTGTTGGaggcacttgaacaaatgcctacttatgccaagttcatgaaggatatcATTTCGAAGAGGCGTACCACCGACATTAAACCAATTATTCTAACCGAAACTTGTAGCGCTATTTTGTAG